One Aegilops tauschii subsp. strangulata cultivar AL8/78 chromosome 7, Aet v6.0, whole genome shotgun sequence genomic window carries:
- the LOC109783168 gene encoding uncharacterized protein, with protein sequence MAPNFGRSISFPLTPARSFSKSSRHVRSVSLPGTTSSHPLLANLHAHIAAVRSWIQDTASLQAGLANIHALHAALADLLLLPASVAALRCTTSNTGDRLLDAFLLLADAHQGFQECLLELRQAAAESRTALRRGDAGRLASASSSQRRAEKDLARLAASVSAVSTKCARLNLVAVSGEEAEMAYALVEAAAASAAASAAVFSAAASMSSAVSSCKKTATFIPAFARKSTAPESAEATVERLHALEQCFDECDGACDMVFRSVVQTRVSLLNIMTPTI encoded by the coding sequence ATGGCACCCAACTTCGGCCGGTCCATCTCCTTCCCTCTCACCCCGGCGAGGTCCTTCTCAAAGTCGTCCCGCCACGTCCGCTCCGTCAGCCTCCCCGGCACCACCTCCTCCCACCCGCTCCTCGCCAACCTCCACGCCCACATCGCCGCCGTCCGTTCCTGGATCCAGGACACGGCCTCCCTCCAGGCCGGCCTCGCCAACATCCACGCGCTCCACGCCGCGCTcgccgacctcctcctcctcccagcgTCCGTGGCCGCGCTTCGGTGCACCACCAGCAACACCGGCGACCGCCTCCTTGACGCCTTCCTCCTCCTCGCGGACGCGCACCAGGGCTTCCAGGAGTGCCTCCTAGAGCTCAGGCAGGCCGCCGCCGAGTCCCGCACTGCACTCCGCAGAGGGGACGCGGGCAGGCTCGCGTCCGCCTCCAGTTCCCAGCGCAGAGCAGAGAAGGACCTCGCGCGCCTCGCCGCGTCGGTCTCCGCCGTCTCCACCAAATGCGCGCGCCTGAACCTCGTCGCCGTTAGCGGCGAGGAGGCCGAGATGGCCTATGCTCTTGTGGAGGCGGCCGCTGCCAGCGCTGCGGCCTCCGCGGCCGTGTTCTCGGCCGCCGCGTCCATGTCGTCTGCGGTGTCGTCTTGCAAGAAGACGGCCACGTTTATTCCTGCGTTCGCAAGGAAGTCCACCGCCCCCGAGTCGGCGGAGGCGACCGTGGAGAGGCTGCACGCGCTGGAGCAGTGCTTCGACGAGTGCGACGGCGCCTGCGACATGGTGTTCAGGAGCGTGGTGCAGACCAGAGTTTCACTGCTCAACATCATGACGCCCACCATCTAG